A single genomic interval of Cydia splendana chromosome 10, ilCydSple1.2, whole genome shotgun sequence harbors:
- the LOC134794374 gene encoding crossover junction endonuclease MUS81, with product MNALPQGSRITFKQAKPNPLFQGWLEELHKEAVENESNFEPVVKEALTALSKYPLPLQSGTECAILKGFDKKLCAYLDKRLEVHNYNKNLLTNNSSPRSSDTETYDLDSPVRIDSQPQSPVNVPCNSNSYCSGNTNLRSEQENVAQSSDASGSSKPKATKKKQRGVYKPAFRSGSYAILIGLLENLKENPDSPALKKEDLIDISQKHSEESFTRPKPESFYTAWSNMTRLVTKGLVNKRKNGRKIEYFLTDEGISKAQELLKEYANTPTANDIIFNGASPQRRSPAVELDIEIDRPIVREAVKSPVLEIQNLDAVEMPPGSFDVILLIDKCETSGLSNKHDPTVTQFKKYPDLKHEYRSLKVGDFTWVAQHKANKDQELVLPYVVERKRMDDLGSSIKDGRFHEQKFRLRKSGLKNVIYLVENYGSNKHVGLPIQSLMQALQNTRVQDNFKVHETDSLKNSARFLAMMTKRLTIEYKDKYLKGYNRGPQGDELMTFSFLNQASKKTKPLTITETFIKLLLQLKGASVEKALAITEVYKTPHSLIEAYENCSQKEGEYLLANLKYGDLNRNVGPTVSKSVYHLFSNIDLA from the exons ATGAACGCACTACCTCAAGGAAGCAGAATCACCTTCAAACAAGCCAAGCCAAATCCGCTTTTTCAGGGTTGGTTGGAAGAATTGCATAAAGAAGCAGTTGAGAATGAAAGTAATTTCGAGCCGGTCGTGAAGGAAGCACTGACCGCTCTCTCTAAGTATCCCCTACCATTGCAGAGTGGTACTGAGTGTGCCATTCTTAAAGGTTTTGATAAAAAATTATGTGCATACTTAGATAAGCGTTTAgaagtacataattataacaAGAATTTGCTCACAAATAATTCATCGCCAAGGAGCTCAGACACAGAAACTTATGATCTAGATAGTCCTGTAAGAATTGACAGTCAACCACAATCACCAGTCAATGTACCCTGTAATTCAAACTCATACTGTTCTGGAAACACAAATTTGAGATCAGAACAAGAGAATGTTGCACAAAGCAGTGATGCTTCCGGCAGTAGCAAACCTAAAGCTACAAAAAAGAAACAAAGAGGTGTATATAAACCAGCATTCCGGTCTGGCAGTTATGCTATTCTTATTGGCCTCCTTGAAAATTTAAAAGAGAATCCTGATAGTCCAGCTTTGAAAAAGGAAGATTTAATTGATATATCACAGAAACACAGTGAAGAATCTTTTACTAGACCAAAGCCAGAGTCTTTCTATACTGCTTGGAGTAACATGACGAGATTAGTAACTAAAGGCCTTGTAAATAAAAGGAAGAATGGTAGGAAAATTGAGTATTTTTTAACAGATGAAGGAATTTCAAAGGCACAAGAGCTTTTAAAAGAATATGCCAACACTCCTACAGCTAATGACATTATCTTTAATGGCGCCAGTCCACAAAGGAGAAGCCCAGCTGTAGAACTAGATATAGAAATTGATAGGCCAATTGTTAGAGAAGCTGTAAAATCTCCAGTATTAGAAATACAAAATCTGGATGCTGTTGAAATGCCTCCTGGATCCtttgatgtcattttgttaattGATAAATGTGAAACAAGTGG ATTGTCAAACAAACATGATCCAACAGTTACACAGTTCAAGAAATACCCAGACTTAAAACACGAGTACAGAAGTTTAAAAGTCGGAGACTTCACATGGGTGGCTCAGCACAAAGCCAACAAGGACCAGGAACTTGTTCTTCCATATGTTGTAGAGAGAAAGCGCATGGATGATCTCGGATCTAGTATCAAGGATGGCAGGTTCCATGAGCAGAAATTTAGATTAAGGAAGTCGggattaaaaaatgttatttatctAGTTGAGAATTACGGTTCTAATAAACATGTTGGTCTGCCAATCCAGTCTCTGATGCAAGCCTTGCAGAACACGAGGGTGCAGGATAATTTTAAAGTGCATGAGACAGACTCATTGAAGAACTCTGCACGGTTTTTAGCAATGATGACTAAAAGACTGACAATAGAGTATAAG gataaatatttaaaaggaTACAACAGAGGACCACAAGGGGACGAGCTAATGACGTTCTCATTTCTCAACCAGGCATCTAAAAAAACGAAGCCTCTAACGATCACAGAGACTTTCATTAAATTGCTACTTCAACTCAAAGGTGCTTCTGTTGAAAAAGCTTTGGCAATCACTGAGGTTTACAAAACCCCACACTCCCTTATTGAGGCATATGAAAACTGTAGTCAGAAAGAGGGAGAATATTTACTTGCCAATTTGAAGTATGGCGATTTGAACAGGAATGTGGGGCCTACAGTCAGCAAATCTGTCTACCATTTGTTCTCTAATATAGATCTTGCTTGA